Below is a genomic region from Scomber scombrus chromosome 3, fScoSco1.1, whole genome shotgun sequence.
TTGAGGTACTGCAGTGCATTGTGGGCCGCGTTGGCGCGAGCAGTGTCTATGCTCGGAGCGAAGCCATGGCacactgtgattggctgtgtcGACAGCTCCACCAGACACTGGCAGAAGCCACTCAGACTGCGCTCTTCTGAAACAAGAACGAAgaagaatgttaaaaaaaacccaaacaatcaAGAATCACAAGTTCttagtattgattttttttttcctgcagcttGCTACAACAGCAGTATTCAGATAGATTCAGATATCTTATAATATATAGCACAGTATagttataatatgtattataaaaTGGATATTTACACCATCAAGGCTTTTTTGGATGATAAGAGATCATTATCATAGACAGTAAATGATGATGTGGCCAGAAAAGATCAATACACTATATTTCAGTGGCATTTCACTGACATATATTATCTCCATTATAAATCAGATTAGGGGGTTTGACAGGTATGATCctttttcagtctgtttctcACCATAAATGTCTCAATGACTACATTCATATGCATGTAGTAACTCAAATACATGCTATGTTCCACTTTCTTTTAAACTGCAAATTTAATAACCTCACTGGAAGCTGATTCCCCAACAAAATCCAGTGCAAATTACAAACACTAATAACTCAAACATAAACCCATCTTAAAATTATTGTCTGTCTGTGAAGTGTTGTCCACTGATAAAATGGCTCACATGCACAAAACTGTGATAACACACAGCTGCCTGTCACTTCCTCCATATCTGCACACACGGCACACACAAGCTAAGACTTGTGCAGATGGTGCAAACCAGATGTGAAAGCAGTACGAGGCAAGTGACAAACTAAAAAAGAGTTCTCAACGCATGCAGATATTCATGACTTCATACTTCTTTCAGTTTTACATTCCTCTTAAGGGGTGTTGTGTGTAACTTTAATCGGCTACTGTACTGCATGTAGACTCACCAAGGTCCAGGTAACTGACGTCAAAGCACTGCTCTGTGGACAGGTCACTCAGCAAAGAGCAGAAGTTAGAGTCGGAGGGCATGCCCAAAGGGTGGCTACGGAGCTGGAGGATCTTCTCTCCTGCAGAGTTCCGTAGAGAGTCCCACGTGCAGCTGAAGCCTTTACTTTTACCCGATTCAGCTCTGCTCCCCATATGCTTTGTGTGCAGAGGAGATGAGATTTATAATGATTAATGGACACTGTCATTATCTGCCTGCAAGATTCATGAGACAGAGAAGTGGTAATGGTGCACAAGAGTCAGGTGCAGAGCTTATAGTACTCTACATTGGAATGTTTTAAGTACCTGGGGTTAAATTAAAAGCTACAGAGTAGAGTGTCCTTTCCTCTAATGATGTCAAACATTCAACATGCAGGCTCCTCATAAGCATTGTCAACTGGATAAAGTTTGTTTCTCACCATGGTGAACGTGTCATCTTCTGCATCAGCGTCGTTGCTGGTCCTCAGGTCCACTGGGACATCGTGTATACGCGACAACATCTTAGCTGCTGCGTTCCTCTTGGCTAGCTTCTTGGACGTACCACTTCCTAAAGACGAACCGGAAACTGTGAGTCATGTTGCAGGTGTTAGacttactgattttcatttagTTAGACCTCATTAAGTATAAGAAAACCACAGTATGCTTGATAATGGTTCTAATTGAGCAATTACCAATTTCCACAAATCTCTCGACTCTGCAGGTCATGGTGAACTCTTTGCGATGTGCTGGACCAGACTCCTGGGTGACTGTGTATTCTGGCAAACGCCATCCTTTCTGCACCACCAACTCCTAGCAGATAGTCACATTGACaaataattacacaaacaaaaactaatacaACATTGCAGATGTTCTTGACAACTGAAAACTGGGATGGATTGGCTAAACATtgacagtattacagtattaattAATCTTACAGAAAGATAAAACCTTAAACCACAGTAGCTTTATCTTTGTTTCATCACCTGCAGAGCTCCAACAGGGTTACATTCCGACTGCTGAGAATTGCCCGAAGTCTTCATCTCTGACTGAGAGCTGCACAGAGGACGAGataaaaatcaataacacaAAAGAGGAAGTAACAAGCACCTCCATCTCACACGTGTTCAGTCCTAAATGATTCTACATATCAGGCAGCAATATGCCTCATGGTGAGCCAGATACagttgtgaccaaaattattagccccccAGGAATTATGGAACATTTTCCTAAAATTCTTCCCAATGTTTGCAGCATTGATGAAATTCGATATAATCAAACATTCACCAGTGCTTTTTAGTAGCTTTTGGTACATTTTcgaatataaaataacattttaggctagatttatatcaaatatagaGAAAAATGGGGATGTCAAAAATATTAGCCCCCATGATGGGGTGGTCAATAATATTTCCCCCAATGTGAATTATTGCCTTCAAAAACACACCTAATTAACCAATCAGCTTTCAAACCACACCTGTGCAGTCAATTGGCTTCCTAACAACACCTGAACATTAAATCAGCATAAAAGGACTCCAAGGAACAGGGCACTTGAACACATTATTGAGAGGGACTACTTTTACTCACCATGccaaagacaaaggaaatcaGTCTTGAGCTCAGAAAGAAGATAGTGGAGGCTCATTATAAGGGGGAAGGCTATACTGCCATTTCCAAGCGTTTCACAGTGTCTAGAACCACTATACGTTGCATCATTGCCAAGTACAAGGAGACAAATTCTATAAGAAACAAACCTGGGCGTGGTCGTAAGCTCAAGATTTCAAGAACTTTAGAGAGGAAAATTGTCAGAGATGTCAGCAAGAATCTCCAGACATCTGCCAAGATGATTGTTGCTGACCTGGCCTCTTCTGGAGTTGATGTTTCAAGGAGCACAGTTGTGAGGGCTCTCCATCGTGGTGGGCTTCAGGGCCATCGTCCAAGAAGAACCCCTTTACTCAAAGAGCGGCACATCAAAGCCAGACTGAGGTTTGCCCGTGAACATTTGAAAGGTAAAGATGAGTTTTGGAAGTCTGTGCTTTAGTCTGATAAGACTAAACTGGAATTGTTTGGGCACATGGATCTTGCTTATGTTTGgcgaagaaagggagaggcctTGTAACCCTAAGAACACAGTTCCCACAGTTAAACATGGCGGTGggagcatcatgctgtggggctGTTTTGCAGCCTCAGGCACAGGGAGCCTTGTTCGGGTGCATGGcatcatgaaaaaagaaaattatgttgacattttgagggaTAATATGCAGAAATCTGCTCGTAGTCTATCCTTAGGTCGTCGCTGGGTCTTCCAACAAGACAATGACCCAAAGCACACATCGGAATTGGTCCAACAGTTGCTGAAGGATACCAAAACCAAGGTCCTGGAGTGGCCCGCACAGAGCCCAGACCTCAATCCTATTGACAATCTGTGGCGGGTGCTCAAAGTGAATGTCCATGCTCGGAAACCACGCAATTTGGACCAGTTGGAACAATTTGCAATGGAAGAATGGGCCAAAATCCCTCAGGAGACCTGTGCCAACCTAGTAAAGAACTACTCTAAGAGGTTGTTGTCAGTTGTGGCTCAGAAAGGGTACACTATTGACTATTAATGGCCAgggggctaataattttggatttctcatttttgcccttttttgtttCAACTCATTGTATCAATAACATATCCTAATCAAACTTGTCAACTTTTGTCTTTGTAGTGTCTTTGtttccacaataacaaacacgtGTTGTTAATGGACATTTCCATGGAGAAATCAAGAATTTTGACTATTTTCACAAggggggctaataattttggtcacaactGTATATCAAGCATATTGAGATATTATACTGATTAACATCAGTCAATGCTTCATCCAAAGGTTTACTTCTAATGTAGCTGCCAATGTATCATTTTAACTACGGTCAATGGAAGGAAATTTAAACTGTACAGAGGGAACTGACTTGTCTCCATCAGCAGGCACATCAACCCCAATAAATCCGTCTACTCCAACACTAAGTCCAGCGGGACCTCCGAGACCTCCCTTGAGCATCTTCAGAGCAGCCTCGGCTGCTTTGTGCTTGGCTGCCTTCTTGCTGGGCCCTTGGCCGGTGCAGCTGATCTCTCCAACGGAGACGCGGAACGTGAAGTTGGGCTGGTGGGCCTGTCCCTCGGCCTTCAGCAGGTCATACACTGGGGTCTTACCTATCCGCGTTCCATACTCCTGCAGCAGACTGATGGGCGTCTTTCCGGGATTCACAGCCAGCATTTGCTCAATACTATttgaagaataaaagaataacCTGCATTAGATGGATTGTCAAGCaactgggttagggttcagtTCATAATGACAGTCAATCAATCTTATTGATTTCTCTGATATAAGAATATCAAAGAAATTAGGCAAACACAGTCAATGCCTGCTTTTCAAAACCTTTATAGACACATTTTATCAACCTTCACATACTTTTCTATTATTCCCCACACGATTTAACGTGTCTTTCTCGTTTATATCGTATTGCACAGGGACTGGAGTAATattaattgtgtgtgttgtgtaaacTTTAAAACCCattaaatgaaagtttaattAATGACAGTGAACTGATGTTAGGCAACATCTCTCTGTTTTACATTCACTTATACATGTTATTTTGTTGCTTGGTGAGTAAAGTTTGCATCAGCCAATTTTTCAGTTGTAACCAGTGtcagaaaatgtgcaaataaaatgAAGTTATCCTCAGATTTGGTCCCAGGCTAGCTAGCATGCTTAGCTAGTTTAGCTTCACCTGGAGCACCCGGAGTTTCTCTTCCAGCTGTCCGATGCTGTCTCGTCGTTCATTCCCTATTTCACACAGACAGAGCCGGTGGGTTTCGGATGCCAAATCCCCCCAACCAAAACAGACACTTGCTTTCATTAGATGATATTTTCCCAGCCAGATGATGAGGTGACAACATGCACAGAGCAGACGAAGCTTCCTCCCTCCGCAGAACTCGAGCTCTCATTGGTCGAGCTTAAATTCCTCTTCTTCGATGATTTTTAGAAGCAGTTTGCATCCTAAATGTAGCATTAGCGCCTCCTACTGGATTGAGCGGAACATGTATGTGTCCTATCTAATCTATGATTAAGCTAGGCAGGGCCGTCACTACAGATTTATGGATAGGGGCTCTCACTAGGTGGGGTCCAAAAATGTCTGTCATGATTTTTTAGAGTAGTAATAGGTATACAATCAATGTAATGATCTGTCTTAGTTTATATTAGGCATGGGTTTAATAAGACTTAAATACTATCCATCCAATTAAGCAAAGATTAAGCAAAGGTATTGAAGTCAATGAATGCTATTTCCTTTATCTTAGATAAATTGCAGGTCCAAAGTATGTTattcaaggctggattagtaccACCATGGGTACAGTGGGCAATGAAGACCACCGTAATTAACTTATGTTTcaacttcctcttcttcatttttaacctttttgaaAAAGCTACTTATcttcattactttttttattgtggctgcttctttctattctttttccttttgttttgtctttcttttggcAGCCTTGCCTTTTGGTTACCTCTGGCGTTGTCCATTTTCCCctagttgatcatttttctCACACACTCATTGATACAACCTAACCACAGTGCATTAACTCTTTtggatattttcattttatagcCCTGCTGCCAAGTGGAACAGATATTTTTTTCGTCCTATTTTTGAGGCTCCTGGGCCCCTGGGCTCGTATGGTAGATACGGCCATGACGTGATTCATATACAGACTGTAGATTAGTGCAATCACAGTTGTTGCTGTAGTTGCTCTTACATGTTTAATAACCTAGTTGACAGAATGTTTAGGTCATAGTGACATTTAACAGCACAAATATGACATTTtcttaatactttttttcatttgttctccAGATAAGGAGATATTAAGGAAATTACACTTCTACAAATATGGAAGAAATCAAAATCCGATCCATCCCCAGTCAGAGGACAATAGTCAGtcaaaaagcacaaacaaaaagGTATATGCATTAAATGGCAGTACACATGGCAATTTACATGCTGGGTTGTATTGAAATCAACATCTTTCATCTTTCAACTTGCTAACTTCACTTCACAGTGTAGTATGGTTTAGACTGATCCAGTTAATGGATTTCTATGGTGGAAAGAAAAGTTATCATGAAAGGCTAGTCTATTCCAAAGATCAGTAATAGGCCGAAACCATAATAAGCCTAAATGCCTAAACAGTATGTCTAACTTTTCATCGTTAACATGTGCAATCTGATAAACAGCACTTAAACACgcttaatgctgtttttttaatgccaattaaGTGTTCCAGTCTGTAATAGGATGTGATGGTGAAAGGTATCAAATGCAGCACTAAGCACTTGGACCATCCCTCCCCCTTGTAAAGTGGTGTATTCCATCTCCACTGTGTAGCTCATGAAGACTGCTGTTcagtaaagttttatttatgtgttttatgtgcttcAAGGTAATTAAGTTCAAAGAAGGGTGTAACTGCCTTGGTTTTTGCTGTTGTATGTGTCCATCAAACTTTAAGTATTATTATTTGCTAAAATAATTACGGCTGTTTTTGTTGCCTGTTACTACTGGCCCTGCTAATTAAGATTTTGTTTTAGTGTTGCACAAGGTTTTCttactttgtctttttatttacacacacacacacacacacacacacacacacacacacacacacacacacacacacacacacacacacacacacacacacacacacacacacacacacacacacacacacacacacacacacacacacacaaacacacgtatGACAGAGGCCACTATCAatcattctctttcttttatcaATCTTCTGTCAATGTTGACCACAATGTTTCTCAAGAGATCAGATGTCtgtacagtttttgtttttagagaCTCTACAGACAGAATCACAGAATGTCTGAAgttcaacataaaataaatgtttgtttagaAGAAACTGAAGAAATCTGGCTTTGTGAATATGTTTGCCCAAAagatacagttttttaaaatctagTTGTCAGCTTCACTTTTGTTAAGTTCAACATTCAAAAATAAGACCATACTTTATGTAATAGTGACCACGACCATAATAAGGAAATTTGAGTCCAAAAGTAACTTGAATGAATAGAGACataaatgaaggaaaataaatgaaaaagggaCTCAATCTCTGGTTATGAAAGAGAAACGATATCAACAGCTAGGCCTATTGATGACAACTTTATATTGGAAACATGAATTACCAGCCGTAcaattttaaattgtattggctaaatttcatattcataaaagAACAGTTGCAGGTTGAAAGCCTATCTTCTTGGCTTTCACAAAGGGTGTCAAACAATGCATGGTTCAATTCAATTTTCCTCTAATCCAAAGGCTGTAAaaactatcttttttttttgttcaaaac
It encodes:
- the tarbp2 gene encoding RISC-loading complex subunit tarbp2 isoform X1, translated to MNDETASDSWKRNSGCSSIEQMLAVNPGKTPISLLQEYGTRIGKTPVYDLLKAEGQAHQPNFTFRVSVGEISCTGQGPSKKAAKHKAAEAALKMLKGGLGGPAGLSVGVDGFIGVDVPADGDNSQSEMKTSGNSQQSECNPVGALQELVVQKGWRLPEYTVTQESGPAHRKEFTMTCRVERFVEIVSGSSLGSGTSKKLAKRNAAAKMLSRIHDVPVDLRTSNDADAEDDTFTMHMGSRAESGKSKGFSCTWDSLRNSAGEKILQLRSHPLGMPSDSNFCSLLSDLSTEQCFDVSYLDLEERSLSGFCQCLVELSTQPITVCHGFAPSIDTARANAAHNALQYLKIMAGGK
- the tarbp2 gene encoding RISC-loading complex subunit tarbp2 isoform X2, which gives rise to MNDETASDSWKRNSGCSSIEQMLAVNPGKTPISLLQEYGTRIGKTPVYDLLKAEGQAHQPNFTFRVSVGEISCTGQGPSKKAAKHKAAEAALKMLKGGLGGPAGLSVGVDGFIGVDVPADGDNSQSEMKTSGNSQQSECNPVGALQELVVQKGWRLPEYTVTQESGPAHRKEFTMTCRVERFVEIVSGSSLGSGTSKKLAKRNAAAKMLSRIHDVPVDLRTSNDADAEDDTFTMHMGSRAESGKSKGFSCTWDSLRNSAGEKILQLRSHPLGMPSDSNFCSLLSDLSTEQCFDVSYLDLERSLSGFCQCLVELSTQPITVCHGFAPSIDTARANAAHNALQYLKIMAGGK
- the tarbp2 gene encoding RISC-loading complex subunit tarbp2 isoform X3 → MNDETASDSWKRNSGCSSIEQMLAVNPGKTPISLLQEYGTRIGKTPVYDLLKAEGQAHQPNFTFRVSVGEISCTGQGPSKKAAKHKAAEAALKMLKGGLGGPAGLSVGVDGFIGVDVPADGDNSQSEMKTSGNSQQSECNPVGALQELVVQKGWRLPEYTVTQESGPAHRKEFTMTCRVERFVEIGSGTSKKLAKRNAAAKMLSRIHDVPVDLRTSNDADAEDDTFTMHMGSRAESGKSKGFSCTWDSLRNSAGEKILQLRSHPLGMPSDSNFCSLLSDLSTEQCFDVSYLDLEERSLSGFCQCLVELSTQPITVCHGFAPSIDTARANAAHNALQYLKIMAGGK